A single genomic interval of Antechinus flavipes isolate AdamAnt ecotype Samford, QLD, Australia chromosome 1, AdamAnt_v2, whole genome shotgun sequence harbors:
- the RRS1 gene encoding ribosome biogenesis regulatory protein homolog, producing MGVRSAEELLARAEQAEAEKLRLITVHKDLELEFDLGNLLATDRNPPTGLRQRSGPELEAQLLGLARDNVQLLINQLWQLPTERVEEAVVANLPEPSLRLPREKPLPKPRPLTRWQQFAQLKGIRPRKKTSLVWDEVSKQWRRRWGYQRARDDTKEWLIEVPGSADPNEDQFAKRQQAKKERVAKNELNRLRNIARAHKVQLPSQGGMHPTGYQSRAELGKAMQVAKVSTASVGRFQERLPKEKPSRGPGKKRHFQPNIGDFAAEKKSQLELIRVMNSKKPKMDVTRATNKQMREEDREEAAKRKMARGGNRKGHGGKRKGRPPGLGGKGKGGPSGPGNKRKGGPPGVGGKKGQRPGGKRRK from the coding sequence ATGGGGGTCCGCAGCGCGGAAGAGTTGCTTGCCCGGGCCGAGCAGGCTGAGGCGGAGAAGCTGCGGCTCATCACGGTGCACAAGGACTTAGAGCTCGAATTCGACCTGGGCAACCTGCTGGCCACTGACAGGAATCCCCCGACGGGTTTGCGGCAGCGGAGCGGACCGGAGCTGGAGGCGCAGCTGCTGGGGTTGGCCCGCGACAATGTGCAGCTGCTTATCAACCAGCTGTGGCAGCTCCCCACGGAGCGCGTGGAGGAGGCGGTGGTGGCCAACCTCCCCGAGCCCAGCCTGCGGCTGCCCCGCGAAAAGCCGCTTCCCAAGCCGCGGCCGCTCACCCGCTGGCAGCAGTTCGCGCAGCTGAAGGGCATCCGACCGCGAAAGAAGACCAGCCTGGTGTGGGACGAGGTGAGCAAGCAGTGGCGGCGGCGCTGGGGCTACCAGCGGGCCCGCGACGACACCAAGGAATGGCTGATAGAGGTGCCAGGCAGCGCTGACCCCAACGAAGACCAGTTTGCCAAGAGGCAGCAGGCCAAGAAGGAGCGCGTGGCTAAGAACGAGCTGAACCGGCTTCGTAATATCGCCCGCGCCCACAAGGTGCAGCTCCCCAGTCAGGGAGGGATGCACCCCACTGGCTACCAGAGCCGAGCCGAGCTGGGCAAAGCCATGCAAGTGGCCAAGGTCTCCACCGCCTCCGTGGGGCGCTTCCAGGAGCGGCTGCCGAAGGAGAAGCCGTCCCGGGGCCCGGGCAAGAAGCGCCACTTCCAGCCCAACATCGGAGACTTTGCTGCCGAAAAGAAGAGTCAGCTGGAGCTGATCAGGGTCATGAACAGCAAAAAGCCCAAAATGGACGTGACCCGGGCGACCAACAAGCAGATGAGGGAGGAGGACCGGGAAGAAGCTGCTAAGAGGAAAATGGCCAGGGGGGGCAACAGAAAGGGCCATGGGGGCAAGCGAAAAGGGCGACCTCCGGGTctagggggaaaggggaaaggaggaccATCAGGCCCGGGAAACAAGCGAAAAGGGGGACCGCCTGGTGTGGGTGGCAAAAAAGGACAGCGTccgggagggaagaggaggaagtga